In Calothrix sp. PCC 7507, one DNA window encodes the following:
- a CDS encoding DUF1361 domain-containing protein has product MKEELIELIATVIQVLRINIDWMTWNLFLAFIPLVLSVLLFRNGRGRSLLWWLTFLVFYAFLPNAPYLLTDVIHLIDDIRTIQSVWIITLVLIPIYLLVILAGFQAYVISLINLGYYLHRIGKSQWILRVELITHALSAIGIYWGRFLRFNSWDFVTQPDAVLTRGVEEILGKQPLVIIAVTFVVLIGLHSIMKRVSLGFFKRSHNEITIQSQAANHKTPKAG; this is encoded by the coding sequence ATGAAAGAGGAATTGATTGAATTAATCGCCACAGTTATCCAGGTCTTACGAATTAATATAGATTGGATGACTTGGAATTTATTTCTCGCTTTTATACCTTTAGTTTTAAGTGTGCTACTGTTTCGTAACGGACGCGGTCGCTCTTTGCTTTGGTGGTTAACATTCCTAGTTTTCTACGCTTTTTTACCGAATGCACCGTATTTGTTAACTGATGTAATTCATCTGATAGATGATATTCGCACAATTCAATCAGTTTGGATTATCACTTTAGTCCTCATTCCTATTTATCTGCTAGTGATTCTGGCAGGATTTCAAGCTTATGTAATATCTTTAATTAATTTAGGTTACTACTTACATCGAATTGGCAAGAGCCAATGGATTTTGCGGGTTGAGTTAATCACCCATGCTTTATCTGCAATTGGCATTTATTGGGGACGGTTTTTGCGTTTTAATAGTTGGGATTTCGTGACTCAACCAGATGCTGTATTGACCAGAGGTGTAGAAGAAATTCTGGGTAAACAGCCCTTAGTGATTATTGCCGTCACTTTTGTGGTACTTATAGGTTTACACTCGATTATGAAGCGAGTAAGTTTGGGGTTTTTTAAGCGATCGCATAACGAAATTACTATCCAATCACAAGCGGCAAATCACAAAACGCCAAAAGCTGGATAA
- a CDS encoding TIGR03643 family protein: MKLPNLDSGTIDRIIEMAWEDRTPFDAIEAQFGLLEKQVIALMRREMKASSFRMWRERVTKRQTKHLQQREFISGRFKSQNQKT, from the coding sequence ATGAAATTACCAAATCTCGATTCTGGAACAATTGACCGCATCATTGAAATGGCATGGGAAGATAGAACGCCTTTTGATGCCATTGAGGCTCAGTTTGGACTGCTTGAGAAACAGGTAATCGCCTTAATGAGACGTGAAATGAAGGCATCTAGTTTCCGGATGTGGCGAGAGCGAGTTACCAAACGTCAGACGAAGCATCTTCAGCAGCGAGAGTTTATTTCGGGTAGATTTAAGTCTCAAAATCAAAAAACTTAA
- a CDS encoding class I SAM-dependent methyltransferase — protein MSKKPTQSPYISNTHYSDKWHERTAQVAYRFNQEYQNQTFELPAEVQAMPIFREWSAGILAGKIVSPFWEIAQPQKNQHCLDIGCGVSFLIYPWRDWQAFFYGQEISNVARDTLNSRGSQLNSKLFKGVELGPSHDLHYAPDQFDLVIATGFSSYFPLEYWSAVLMEVKRVLKPGGQFVFDILNPEKPLAEDWAVLETYLGAEVLLESLAEWEKVIKAAGAKIVARQSGELFELYKVRF, from the coding sequence ATGTCTAAAAAGCCGACCCAATCTCCTTACATATCCAATACCCATTACTCTGACAAATGGCACGAGAGGACAGCACAAGTAGCATATCGCTTTAACCAAGAGTATCAAAATCAAACTTTTGAACTACCTGCAGAAGTCCAGGCAATGCCCATATTTCGAGAATGGTCTGCTGGTATATTAGCAGGAAAAATAGTTTCTCCTTTCTGGGAAATTGCTCAACCTCAAAAGAACCAGCACTGTTTGGACATTGGCTGTGGTGTTAGTTTTTTGATTTATCCTTGGCGAGATTGGCAAGCATTTTTTTATGGACAAGAAATCAGTAATGTGGCACGAGATACTCTCAATTCCCGTGGTTCGCAGTTGAATTCAAAGCTGTTCAAAGGTGTTGAATTAGGCCCATCTCACGACTTACATTATGCTCCCGACCAGTTTGACTTGGTAATCGCCACAGGATTTAGCTCCTATTTTCCACTGGAATATTGGAGTGCTGTTTTGATGGAAGTCAAACGGGTGTTGAAACCAGGTGGACAGTTTGTGTTTGATATTCTCAATCCAGAAAAGCCTTTAGCAGAAGATTGGGCAGTTTTGGAAACTTATTTGGGTGCTGAGGTGTTGCTAGAATCTTTAGCTGAGTGGGAAAAAGTGATTAAAGCTGCTGGTGCTAAAATTGTTGCACGGCAATCAGGAGAATTATTTGAGTTGTACAAGGTGAGATTTTAA
- a CDS encoding helix-turn-helix transcriptional regulator, with the protein MLLPDGERDFNFASTPRKKFVKDSTKSERLQSTSQLDLLQVMIESFIDGILILTTEGKLILTNEYARCICRQLMPTSAASNAVPGEIWRVCLSLIESSELFSEDKFIIESELETSQGMKLRIRARWLQLGAGNESFLLVTVEDCNQYNQSMAIADAKKYHLTERETEVWQLRRANFSYQEIANQLYITINTVKKHLKNIHAKQQDLFWSNSFGEMQN; encoded by the coding sequence ATGTTACTTCCAGATGGAGAAAGAGATTTTAACTTTGCATCCACACCAAGAAAGAAATTTGTCAAAGATTCTACAAAAAGTGAGCGTTTACAGTCCACATCACAACTTGATTTGTTACAAGTTATGATTGAAAGTTTTATTGATGGCATTTTAATACTGACAACTGAAGGTAAATTAATTCTTACTAATGAATATGCTCGCTGTATTTGTCGTCAATTAATGCCAACATCAGCTGCTAGTAATGCAGTTCCAGGGGAAATTTGGCGTGTTTGTCTATCTTTGATAGAAAGTAGTGAGCTATTTTCAGAAGACAAATTCATTATCGAGTCGGAACTTGAAACAAGTCAAGGCATGAAATTACGTATTCGTGCTAGATGGCTGCAATTAGGTGCAGGGAATGAAAGCTTCTTGTTAGTGACTGTAGAAGATTGCAATCAGTATAATCAAAGTATGGCGATCGCCGATGCGAAAAAGTACCATTTAACAGAACGTGAAACGGAAGTTTGGCAACTGCGTCGAGCTAATTTTTCTTATCAAGAAATTGCCAATCAACTTTATATCACTATCAACACCGTAAAAAAGCATCTGAAGAATATTCATGCCAAGCAACAAGATTTATTTTGGTCAAACTCCTTTGGAGAAATGCAAAATTAA
- a CDS encoding WG repeat-containing protein, whose translation MNNALKFLTNTSIMITVVGNLLISKASAFSDIQNQFAKQCISQLAERNLVRGYADQTFRPQSTISRAEFAVLLLNAFPYGQQKQSGVNFKDVPTTHWAYKAIQAAYQQGFFTGYPDRTFRPSEPIPRVQAIAILGNHLFSIPENAETALKQHFDDVDQIPNYARNPVAAATSGRIVVNYPKVRQLQPNKSATRGEVAAIICQSLNLSRTVPIEYIAGGKEPFTIPPEIGGFTNFSEGLAGAEVNKKYGFINKNGELVIAAKFDEIRNFSSGLAAVKIGDKWGYIDKTGKLVIPVQYLQEPANFMEDVAKMILEDKIGFIDKTGNLLFTVAYPGAKSFVVNNFSDGLAAVRIDSEKTGFIDKTGKFIIEPQTYEISDFVAGMAAINVNGKYGYIDKTGKIVIPAQFEQAKPFSEGLAAVAVKEYNILKWGYIDSTGKIVIKPQFYYVQNFSEGLARISSDRDWGYIDKTGKVIIYANKLTVIPGSHISELESFSSGLALVRVGNKFGYIDKNGKWNIKPELPNAMNFQDGMARVNVAGKWLQNVGYDSSANAIIDYYFEGGKWGYIRSPLP comes from the coding sequence ATGAATAACGCTTTAAAATTCCTTACCAATACCTCAATTATGATTACTGTAGTCGGTAATTTATTAATATCCAAAGCCTCGGCATTTTCTGATATTCAAAATCAATTTGCTAAACAGTGTATTAGTCAACTAGCCGAGCGTAACTTAGTCAGAGGATATGCTGATCAAACATTTCGCCCCCAGTCAACTATCAGTCGGGCTGAATTTGCAGTTTTATTATTAAACGCTTTTCCTTATGGTCAACAGAAACAATCAGGAGTTAATTTTAAAGATGTCCCGACTACTCATTGGGCATATAAAGCCATTCAAGCTGCCTATCAACAGGGATTTTTTACCGGGTATCCAGACCGGACTTTTAGACCATCCGAACCTATTCCTAGAGTACAGGCGATCGCTATCTTAGGCAACCATCTCTTTAGTATTCCAGAAAACGCAGAAACTGCACTCAAACAGCATTTTGATGATGTAGATCAGATTCCTAATTATGCACGAAATCCTGTTGCAGCAGCCACAAGTGGACGTATAGTTGTCAACTACCCCAAAGTCAGACAATTGCAACCTAATAAAAGTGCTACCAGAGGCGAAGTAGCAGCAATTATCTGTCAATCTCTCAATCTAAGTAGAACCGTACCCATAGAATATATTGCTGGCGGTAAAGAACCATTTACAATTCCGCCAGAAATAGGAGGATTTACTAACTTTTCTGAAGGGCTAGCCGGAGCAGAAGTCAACAAAAAATATGGATTTATTAACAAAAATGGAGAATTAGTCATAGCAGCAAAATTCGATGAAATCCGCAATTTTTCATCAGGATTGGCTGCTGTCAAGATAGGAGATAAATGGGGTTATATCGATAAAACTGGCAAATTAGTTATACCTGTTCAATATTTACAAGAGCCAGCTAATTTCATGGAAGATGTAGCCAAAATGATACTAGAAGATAAAATTGGCTTTATTGATAAAACTGGCAACCTTTTATTCACAGTTGCTTATCCAGGAGCGAAATCATTTGTAGTCAATAACTTCTCAGACGGACTAGCAGCAGTAAGAATTGACTCAGAGAAAACAGGATTTATTGACAAAACTGGTAAATTTATTATCGAACCACAAACCTATGAAATTTCTGATTTTGTTGCTGGAATGGCAGCAATTAATGTTAATGGCAAATATGGTTATATAGACAAAACTGGTAAGATAGTAATTCCCGCCCAATTTGAGCAAGCAAAGCCATTTTCTGAAGGTTTAGCAGCAGTTGCAGTTAAAGAATACAATATACTAAAGTGGGGTTATATTGACTCTACAGGTAAAATAGTAATTAAACCACAATTCTATTATGTTCAAAATTTTTCTGAAGGACTAGCACGAATATCTTCAGACCGAGATTGGGGATATATAGATAAAACCGGAAAAGTAATAATTTATGCAAATAAATTAACTGTTATCCCAGGTTCTCATATCTCAGAATTGGAATCATTTTCGTCGGGGCTAGCACTAGTCAGAGTCGGCAACAAATTCGGCTACATAGATAAAAATGGTAAATGGAATATCAAGCCAGAACTTCCTAACGCCATGAATTTTCAAGATGGCATGGCTAGAGTGAATGTAGCTGGTAAATGGCTACAAAATGTCGGATATGATAGTTCTGCAAATGCTATTATTGACTATTATTTTGAAGGGGGAAAATGGGGATATATCCGCTCTCCTCTACCTTGA
- the cofG gene encoding 7,8-didemethyl-8-hydroxy-5-deazariboflavin synthase subunit CofG — translation MSIHNTRLITYSPAYTIVPTYECFNRCTYCNFRTEPGKSPWMTLAAATSILQQLQSNNVCEILVLSGEVDPRSSRREDWFQRIYDLCALALTMGFLPHTNAGILSFAEMQKLKKVNVSMGLMLEQLTPALINTVHRHAPSKLPAVRLQQLEWAGELQIPFTTGLLLGIGETVDDCWETLTAISNIHQHYHHIQEVILQPHSPGNRGGVTPPLNDLPPFDPHQLPEVIAKAREILPPDITIQIPPNLVKDERWLLACIEAGARDLGGIGPKDEVNPDYPHLQEQALREILQPAGWELVPRLPVYPQFDDWLSGELKVGVKRWRNGEVNLVSDIWDVEVGDLNPAISN, via the coding sequence ATGTCAATTCATAATACTCGCCTGATTACTTATAGCCCAGCTTATACAATTGTTCCCACTTACGAATGCTTTAATCGCTGCACATACTGCAACTTTCGCACTGAACCGGGTAAAAGTCCTTGGATGACCTTAGCAGCAGCAACAAGCATTTTGCAACAGCTTCAAAGTAACAATGTTTGTGAAATATTGGTTCTCAGTGGTGAAGTTGATCCCCGTTCATCAAGGCGCGAAGATTGGTTTCAGCGAATTTATGATTTATGTGCATTAGCCCTAACAATGGGATTCCTACCGCATACAAATGCCGGAATATTGAGTTTTGCAGAAATGCAAAAGCTGAAAAAAGTAAATGTTTCAATGGGACTGATGTTGGAACAATTAACCCCAGCTTTGATAAATACCGTGCATCGACACGCACCGAGTAAATTACCAGCAGTGAGGCTGCAACAATTAGAATGGGCAGGAGAGTTACAAATTCCCTTTACGACGGGATTATTATTAGGAATTGGCGAAACTGTTGATGATTGCTGGGAAACATTGACAGCTATATCTAATATTCATCAACATTACCATCACATCCAAGAAGTAATTCTTCAACCCCACAGCCCAGGAAATAGGGGCGGGGTCACCCCGCCCTTAAATGATTTACCACCTTTTGACCCCCATCAACTACCAGAAGTAATCGCTAAAGCACGTGAAATTTTACCACCAGATATCACCATTCAAATTCCGCCGAATTTAGTTAAAGATGAGCGATGGTTACTCGCTTGTATTGAAGCTGGGGCGAGAGATTTAGGTGGAATTGGGCCAAAAGATGAAGTGAATCCCGATTATCCCCATCTCCAAGAGCAGGCATTGAGAGAAATTTTACAACCTGCGGGGTGGGAATTGGTGCCGCGTTTGCCAGTTTATCCCCAGTTTGATGATTGGTTATCGGGGGAGTTAAAGGTGGGGGTAAAGCGATGGCGAAATGGTGAAGTTAATCTGGTGTCGGATATTTGGGATGTTGAGGTCGGGGATCTCAATCCAGCAATTAGTAATTGA
- a CDS encoding Uma2 family endonuclease, translated as MVSTIKRRYTLDEYRAIEEKAEGRSEYRDGEIVPMSGGTLKHSRIGRNILTYLTSVLRDTQFEPINNDLRLWIPEHRRGVYPDVMVFDGEPQLNGNRFDEVLNPALIVEVLSSSTADYDRQSKFRMYRSIKSFSEYLLVEQDEPFVERYSKQAQGWLLSEFNSLEQSITLESVGIELVIAEIYHGVVFE; from the coding sequence ATGGTTTCTACCATCAAGCGCCGCTACACATTAGACGAATATCGTGCGATCGAAGAAAAAGCAGAAGGACGCAGCGAATATCGAGATGGAGAAATTGTACCCATGTCAGGAGGAACCCTCAAACACAGCCGCATCGGCCGTAACATTTTGACCTATCTTACCTCTGTGCTGCGCGATACTCAATTCGAGCCAATTAACAACGATTTACGGCTGTGGATTCCAGAACATCGACGCGGAGTCTATCCAGACGTAATGGTTTTTGATGGCGAACCGCAACTGAATGGGAACCGATTCGATGAAGTCTTGAATCCTGCGCTGATTGTGGAAGTACTATCTTCTTCCACCGCAGATTACGACCGACAAAGTAAATTTAGAATGTATCGATCAATTAAGAGTTTTAGCGAATATTTATTAGTCGAACAGGATGAACCTTTTGTGGAACGCTATAGCAAGCAAGCGCAAGGTTGGTTGCTCAGTGAATTTAACAGTTTAGAGCAATCTATTACCCTAGAATCAGTTGGAATAGAATTAGTGATCGCAGAAATTTATCACGGCGTTGTTTTTGAATAA
- the hflX gene encoding GTPase HflX, with translation METIFGNLQGLKSSQLKQLQRLYHQRIPGDTITTSDFSQRLAAISTELNQPVCAYLNRRGQVIRVGVGTPRQTQIPPLELPRYGAERLSGIRCIATNLKPEPPNEAALTAMAMQRLDVLVVLNITGTGFTRRGGGAAGYIKEAYLAHLTPQDSRALITSPSLLKVESNNVQSPSWTVSSPLSIDDLALQDFLELVENLEAEFQREFVAQEVDADHDRVLLVGVITDQITPQRFQDTLAELARLVDTAGGDVLQTLQQKRSRIHPQTVVGEGKVQEVALTAQTIGANLVVFDRDLSPSQVRNLEAQIGVRVVDRTEVILDIFAQRAQSRAGKLQVELAQLEYMQPRLTGRGRTMSRLGGGIGTRGPGETKLETERRAIQQRISRLQKEVNQLQAHRSRLRQRRQHQEVPSVALVGYTNAGKSTLLNALTNAEVYTADQLFATLDPTTRRLVIPNSSTSEPQEILITDTVGFIHELPPSLMDAFRATLEEVTEADGLLHLVDLSHPAWLSHIRSVREILAQMPITPGPALVAFNKIDQVSSETLALAREEFPLAVFISASQRLGLETLRQRLAQLIQYAVNSGKY, from the coding sequence ATAGAAACTATCTTTGGAAATCTTCAGGGTCTGAAGTCCAGCCAGCTGAAGCAACTACAGCGGCTGTATCACCAGCGCATACCGGGCGACACCATCACCACGTCCGATTTCTCCCAGCGTCTGGCAGCTATTAGCACAGAACTGAATCAGCCTGTGTGTGCCTACCTCAACCGTCGCGGACAAGTAATTCGTGTGGGGGTAGGCACACCGCGTCAAACCCAAATTCCCCCGCTGGAATTGCCCCGTTACGGTGCTGAACGACTCAGCGGTATTCGTTGCATTGCTACCAATCTGAAGCCAGAACCGCCCAATGAAGCGGCACTGACAGCAATGGCTATGCAACGATTAGATGTCCTAGTGGTGCTAAATATTACAGGCACAGGATTCACACGGCGGGGAGGTGGCGCGGCTGGGTACATCAAAGAAGCTTATTTAGCTCATCTCACACCCCAAGATTCTCGCGCCTTAATTACAAGTCCATCCTTGCTCAAGGTGGAGTCGAACAATGTCCAATCACCAAGTTGGACTGTATCATCGCCTCTGAGTATTGACGATTTAGCACTGCAAGATTTTCTCGAATTGGTAGAAAATCTCGAAGCAGAATTCCAGCGAGAATTTGTCGCTCAGGAAGTAGATGCTGATCATGATCGCGTGCTACTTGTAGGAGTGATCACTGATCAGATCACACCCCAACGATTCCAAGACACCCTAGCAGAATTGGCGCGGTTAGTGGATACTGCAGGCGGAGATGTATTACAGACGCTACAACAAAAGCGATCGCGCATTCATCCCCAAACGGTAGTTGGTGAAGGTAAAGTGCAAGAAGTAGCCCTCACAGCCCAAACCATTGGCGCTAATCTCGTGGTCTTTGACCGCGACCTCTCACCCTCTCAAGTCCGCAACCTAGAGGCACAAATTGGTGTCCGGGTCGTTGACCGCACCGAAGTAATTTTGGATATTTTCGCCCAACGAGCTCAATCCCGTGCTGGTAAATTACAAGTAGAACTAGCGCAGTTGGAATATATGCAGCCGCGACTTACTGGTAGAGGACGGACAATGTCCCGATTAGGTGGTGGTATTGGTACTCGTGGCCCTGGTGAAACCAAACTAGAAACCGAACGCCGAGCCATTCAACAACGCATTTCCCGACTGCAAAAGGAAGTGAACCAGTTGCAAGCACATCGTTCTCGCTTAAGACAGCGGCGACAACATCAAGAAGTGCCCTCAGTTGCTTTGGTTGGTTATACCAACGCTGGTAAGTCTACCTTGCTGAATGCCCTCACGAATGCAGAAGTTTACACAGCAGACCAGCTGTTTGCGACTCTTGATCCCACTACACGCCGCCTGGTGATTCCCAATTCGTCCACTAGTGAACCCCAAGAAATTCTTATTACGGATACGGTAGGGTTCATACATGAACTACCTCCATCCTTAATGGATGCCTTCCGCGCCACCTTAGAAGAAGTTACCGAAGCCGATGGCCTATTACATTTAGTGGATTTATCTCATCCTGCTTGGTTGAGTCATATTCGCTCAGTTAGGGAAATTTTGGCACAAATGCCAATCACCCCCGGCCCGGCGCTGGTTGCTTTTAACAAAATTGACCAAGTCAGTAGTGAGACTCTGGCTTTAGCGAGAGAAGAATTTCCCTTAGCAGTGTTTATCTCAGCCAGTCAGCGCTTGGGATTAGAAACTTTACGTCAACGCCTTGCTCAGTTGATTCAATATGCAGTCAATTCTGGTAAATATTAA
- a CDS encoding RICIN domain-containing protein, with translation MKKSFSIFLAVITPMLVILPTFPEAIAQSSSYRLKTQFTGDKKCLDIINDGENNKPTMADCGNYSGQLWQVERTKTPGYYRLRTQFTGKSKCLDIINDGENNKPTMADCGNYSGQFWKIERTKQPGYSRFKTQFTGENKCLDIINDGKNNKPTMADCGNYSGQFWKTPKGL, from the coding sequence ATGAAAAAATCTTTTAGCATTTTCTTGGCTGTGATCACTCCCATGTTAGTAATTCTGCCAACATTCCCAGAAGCAATTGCTCAATCATCGTCTTATCGTTTAAAAACACAGTTTACAGGCGATAAGAAATGTCTGGATATTATTAATGATGGCGAAAACAACAAACCTACTATGGCAGACTGTGGCAATTATTCGGGGCAGCTTTGGCAGGTAGAACGTACTAAAACTCCAGGATATTACCGCCTCAGAACACAATTTACAGGTAAGTCCAAATGCTTGGATATCATCAATGATGGTGAAAATAATAAACCAACAATGGCAGATTGTGGTAACTACTCTGGTCAGTTTTGGAAGATAGAGCGTACAAAACAACCTGGTTATTCACGGTTTAAAACACAGTTTACAGGCGAAAATAAATGCTTAGATATCATCAATGATGGTAAAAATAATAAACCAACAATGGCAGATTGTGGTAACTACTCCGGTCAGTTTTGGAAAACACCAAAAGGTCTTTAA
- a CDS encoding pyridoxal phosphate-dependent aminotransferase, translating to MTNLNSRMQAVQSPIIPVVGELIKNSPGTISLGQGVVSYSPPPEAIELLPKFLAEPANNLYKAVEGIPDLLTALTGKLSTFNNIEINARNCIVVTAGSNMAFMNTILAITSPGDEIILNTPYYFNHEMAITMAGCHAILVETDENYQLRPEALAQAITSKTRAVVTISPNNPTGVVYSETALHQVNQICGDRQIYHISDEAYEYFTYNGVKHISPGAFPGNSEYTISLYSLSKAYGFASWRIGYMVIPQNLLAAVKKVQDTILICPPVISQYAALGALQAKEAYLRENIKAIAEVRHIVLDSLQRLQNLCTITPAEGAFYFFLKIHTQMDSFVLVKRLIQEHQVAVIPGTTFGMKDGCYLRVAYGALQKETVKEGIERLVQGLETIIS from the coding sequence ATGACAAATTTAAACTCTCGGATGCAGGCGGTACAATCACCAATTATTCCTGTAGTTGGGGAATTGATTAAAAATTCGCCGGGAACTATTTCCTTGGGACAAGGCGTAGTTTCCTATAGTCCACCACCTGAGGCAATTGAGCTTTTACCTAAGTTTCTGGCTGAACCAGCTAATAATTTATATAAAGCTGTAGAAGGAATTCCTGATTTATTGACAGCACTAACAGGAAAATTGTCAACTTTCAACAATATTGAAATCAACGCGAGAAACTGTATTGTGGTGACAGCGGGAAGCAATATGGCCTTTATGAATACCATTCTGGCTATTACTTCCCCAGGTGACGAAATTATTTTGAATACGCCTTACTATTTCAATCATGAAATGGCAATTACTATGGCGGGGTGTCATGCAATTTTGGTAGAGACAGATGAAAATTACCAGTTGCGTCCAGAGGCTCTTGCTCAAGCCATTACTTCCAAAACACGGGCAGTAGTCACAATTTCACCCAATAACCCGACAGGGGTAGTTTATTCAGAAACAGCGTTGCACCAAGTCAATCAAATTTGTGGCGATCGCCAGATCTATCATATCAGCGATGAAGCCTATGAATATTTTACCTATAACGGTGTGAAGCACATTTCCCCAGGTGCATTTCCTGGCAATAGCGAGTATACCATTTCTCTTTATAGCCTCTCCAAAGCCTACGGTTTTGCGAGTTGGCGCATAGGCTATATGGTGATTCCCCAAAACTTACTGGCCGCCGTCAAAAAAGTCCAAGATACAATTCTGATTTGTCCGCCAGTAATTTCCCAGTATGCAGCATTAGGGGCATTGCAAGCCAAAGAAGCCTATTTGAGAGAAAATATAAAAGCGATCGCTGAAGTTAGACACATAGTACTTGACTCTCTCCAACGCCTACAAAATCTATGTACCATTACCCCTGCTGAAGGCGCTTTCTATTTCTTCCTCAAAATTCACACCCAGATGGATTCCTTTGTATTAGTCAAACGACTTATCCAAGAACATCAAGTAGCAGTTATTCCAGGTACAACTTTTGGAATGAAAGATGGATGCTATCTCCGAGTTGCTTATGGTGCGTTGCAAAAAGAGACAGTAAAAGAAGGTATTGAGAGACTAGTGCAAGGATTGGAAACAATAATATCTTGA
- a CDS encoding secondary thiamine-phosphate synthase enzyme YjbQ produces the protein MPIIHKLIEISTQPGINIHHITPQIQDFIAVNSIKNGQVLVFARHTTTALAINENEERLLEDIKVFLQKLAPESDQYLHNDLHLRDVPEDEPINAHSHLMAMMLNTSETIPIVDGKLALGTWQSVLFFELDGPRKRTISLQVSGE, from the coding sequence ATGCCAATTATTCATAAACTAATTGAAATTTCCACCCAACCAGGGATTAATATTCATCACATAACACCGCAAATTCAGGATTTTATTGCTGTAAACAGCATTAAAAATGGTCAAGTTTTAGTATTTGCTCGACACACCACAACCGCCTTAGCTATCAACGAAAATGAAGAAAGATTATTAGAGGATATAAAAGTATTTTTGCAGAAATTAGCACCAGAATCAGACCAATATCTACATAATGATTTACATTTAAGGGATGTCCCAGAAGACGAACCGATAAATGCTCACTCACACTTAATGGCCATGATGCTCAACACTAGTGAAACAATCCCGATTGTAGATGGTAAATTAGCATTGGGAACTTGGCAATCTGTGTTATTTTTTGAGCTAGATGGTCCGAGGAAAAGAACTATATCTCTGCAGGTTTCCGGTGAATAA
- a CDS encoding aromatic ring-hydroxylating dioxygenase subunit alpha — protein MSNSQNFLLRNIWYYALPSYQIKPGKMVSRTFLGEPVLLVRSQDGKVSALRDICPHRAVPLSCGRFDGQEVECCYHGWRFDPAGRCTAIPSLVAGQETDLSRFNVKSYEIREAQGNIWIYMADPDNPQPPDSEIEIPVIAGFEERSPQLVEVMRFPCFVDHAVTGLMDPAHSPYVHQVWWWRSAKLNEEARQFDPSPYGFTMRRHQLSPSMGKLYKFVGNGIPETEISFRLPGIRVEQTTSGNQRVCNLTTVTPISDTETEVTFTLYWTHSWLGGFKPLLRSLIRTFLGQDRMVVEKQQIGLKYNPILRLIKDSDIQAQWYYQLKREYSQSMAEGREFQNPVKGQILRWRG, from the coding sequence ATGTCAAATAGCCAAAACTTTTTATTACGTAATATTTGGTACTATGCCCTACCTAGTTATCAGATCAAACCTGGTAAGATGGTCAGCCGCACTTTTTTAGGAGAACCAGTGCTGTTAGTTCGTAGCCAAGATGGCAAAGTCTCAGCCTTACGGGACATTTGTCCTCATCGTGCTGTGCCTTTGAGTTGCGGTCGATTTGATGGGCAAGAAGTTGAATGTTGTTACCACGGCTGGCGCTTTGATCCTGCTGGACGCTGTACTGCAATTCCATCGCTAGTAGCAGGGCAAGAGACGGATTTGAGTCGCTTCAATGTGAAGTCTTATGAAATCCGCGAAGCCCAAGGTAATATCTGGATTTATATGGCAGATCCGGATAACCCTCAACCTCCCGATTCAGAAATAGAGATTCCGGTGATTGCAGGCTTTGAAGAGCGATCGCCACAACTAGTTGAGGTCATGCGCTTCCCCTGTTTCGTGGATCACGCTGTCACAGGTCTGATGGACCCTGCTCATTCACCATATGTTCACCAAGTATGGTGGTGGCGATCCGCCAAACTCAATGAGGAAGCCAGACAATTCGATCCCTCGCCCTACGGATTTACCATGCGACGACACCAATTGTCACCGAGTATGGGTAAACTATACAAGTTTGTCGGCAATGGTATTCCGGAGACAGAGATTTCTTTTCGTTTGCCTGGAATCAGAGTGGAACAGACAACCAGTGGCAACCAGCGAGTCTGTAATTTGACAACTGTCACACCCATTTCAGACACAGAAACTGAGGTAACTTTCACTCTTTATTGGACACACTCTTGGTTGGGAGGTTTCAAGCCATTGCTACGCTCATTGATCAGGACGTTTTTGGGTCAAGATAGAATGGTAGTGGAAAAGCAACAAATTGGCTTGAAGTATAACCCTATACTGCGATTGATTAAGGATTCAGATATCCAGGCACAGTGGTACTACCAATTAAAGCGAGAATATTCTCAGTCTATGGCAGAAGGGCGAGAATTTCAGAACCCTGTCAAGGGTCAGATACTCCGCTGGCGCGGCTGA